In Raphanus sativus cultivar WK10039 chromosome 5, ASM80110v3, whole genome shotgun sequence, the following proteins share a genomic window:
- the LOC108859249 gene encoding protein disulfide-isomerase SCO2 → MFQFYPNRSLPSLPSLVFLPRLPPSRSFRCRATADIPLGDGVRIPREPESTSDSARSRDVSVGAGGNGEAGKWRKRRLLWSKSGVSYLVGNDDALPLPMTYPDTSPVSPDEIDRRLQCDPVLEDCKEVVYEWTGKCRSCQGSGSVSYYKKRGKEVICKCIPCQGIGYVQKITSRKDIDVMEDLDNEEAS, encoded by the exons ATGTTCCAATTCTACCCAAATCGCTCTCTACCCTCTCTTCCGTCTCTCGTCTTCCTTCCCCGCCTTCCTCCTTCTCGCTCCTTCCGTTGCCGCGCCACCGCCGACATCCCTCTAGGCGACGGAGTCCGGATACCACGCGAACCGGAGTCAACCTCTGACTCAGCGAGGTCTCGAGATGTCTCCGTCGGAGCCGGAGGGAACGGTGAAGCGGGTAAGTGGAGGAAGAGAAGATTGCTGTGGTCGAAAAGCGGAGTGAGTTACTTGGTGGGAAACGACGACGCGCTTCCTCTCCCTATGACTTATCCCGATACGTCCCCTGTCTCGCCCGATGAGATTGACCGGAGGTTGCAGTGTGATCCAGTTCTCGag GATTGCAAGGAAGTGGTTTATGAATGGACTGGCAAGTGTAGAAGTTGCCAAGGATCTGGATCTGTCAGCTATTACAAGAAAAGGGGTAAAGAGGTTATCTGCAAATGCATTCCTTGCCAAGGGATAG GATATGTGCAGAAGATAACATCGCGAAAGGACATTGATGTGATGGAAGATTTGGATAATGAAGAAGCATCTTGA
- the LOC108858106 gene encoding LOW QUALITY PROTEIN: putative leucine-rich repeat receptor-like serine/threonine-protein kinase At2g14440 (The sequence of the model RefSeq protein was modified relative to this genomic sequence to represent the inferred CDS: deleted 1 base in 1 codon), whose product MEGFYLNCGSPSTTKLNEINYTSDRGFITVGNTTTIKQKDLLPILSTLRYFPDKSSRKHCYNFPVAKNSKYLIRTTYYYGNFDGKNSPPVFDQIVGGTKWSVVNTSEDYSKGQSSYYEIIVGVPGRTLSVCLAKNAKTLSSPFISALDVQSLEDTMYNSTDLGLYKLSLIARNSFGADGEMISYPDDQYNRLWQPFSDQKHQTVISQSSVNPLDFWNIPPAKAFMEGFTVSKGKKALELQWPPFPLPATKYYIALYFQDDRSPGPLSWRAFGASINGATFSRKLNVSTNGVMVYSGQWPLSGQTTITLTPAKGSPMGAVINAGEVFQVIPLGGTTNISDVTALEDLLESINEPPVDWSGDPCLPLAHSWTGVTCSKEKFTKVISLNLTNRGLEGSLPPSISNMTALKDLWLGKNKLTGPIPDLSPMTRLETIHLEDNQFNGTIPESLARLPNLRILSIKNNKLQGTIPSALLQRKGITIQASPENMPSTNNTGQIRVANTDQIQVLISDRYQSICKLQGHLSWPLKLKNGWIKEAFGP is encoded by the exons ATGGAAGGTTTCTACTTAAACTGTGGATCACCATCTACAACAAAACTCAACGAGATAAACTACACATCAGACAGAGGATTCATCACCGTAGGAAACACaacaacaataaaacaaaaagaccTTCTCCCAATCCTCTCAACACTACGTTACTTCCCGGACAAGTCATCTCGAAAACACTGTTACAACTTCCCCGTCGCCAAGAACTCAAAGTACCTTATCCGAACCACTTACTACTACGGCAACTTCGACGGCAAAAACAGCCCACCAGTGTTCGACCAGATCGTTGGAGGTACGAAATGGAGCGTCGTGAATACATCAGAGGATTACTCCAAGGGTCAGAGCTCTTACTACGAGATCATTGTTGGTGTTCCTGGGAGGACACTAAGTGTTTGTCTAGCCAAGAATGCAAAGACTCTCTCTTCACCTTTCATATCGGCTTTAGATGTGCAATCTCTTGAGGATACAATGTATAATTCAACTGATCTCGGGTTATACAAGCTCAGCCTCATCGCTAGGAACAGCTTTGGAGCAGACGGAGAGATGATTAG CTATCCAGATGACCAATACAACCGTCTATGGCAACCGTTCTCGGACCAGAAGCATCAGACGGTGATCTCTCAAAGCAGTGTTAACCCATTAGACTTCTGGAACATTCCACCTGCTAAAGCTTTCATGGAAGGTTTCACAGTGAGTAAAGGGAAGAAGGCTCTGGAGCTTCAATGGCCGCCGTTTCCTCTTCCGGCCACAAAGTACTATATAGCTCTGTATTTTCAGGATGATAGGAGTCCAGGCCCCTTGAGCTGGAGAGCTTTTGGTGCATCAATCAATGGAGCTACCTTTTCGAGAAAACTCAATGTGAGCACCAATGGGGTTATGGTTTACTCTGGTCAGTGGCCATTGTCAGGTCAGACTACCATCACGTTGACTCCTGCTAAAGGTTCACCGATGGGAGCAGTGATCAATGCTGGAGAAGTGTTTCAGGTTATTCCTCTCGGTGGAACCACTAATATTAGCGATG TAACAGCGTTGGAAGATTTGTTAGAGAGTATCAACGAGCCTCCGGTAGATTGGTCTGGTGATCCATGCCTTCCTCTTGCCCACTCCTGGACTGGTGTTACTTGCTCCAAAGAAAAATTCACCAAAGTGATTTCTCT GAATCTGACAAACCGTGGACTAGAGGGCTCTCTACCACCAAGCATTAGCAACATGACTGCACTTAAAGATCT ATGGTTAGGGAAGAACAAGCTCACAGGGCCGATTCCGGATTTGAGTCCAATGACGAGATTAGAAACTAT ACATTTAGAGGACAACCAGTTCAATGGAACGATTCCTGAGTCACTTGCACGGCTGCCTAATCTCCGAATACT GTCGATCAAGAACAACAAGCTTCAAGGTACAATTCCTAGTGCACTCCTCCAGAGAAAGGGCATAACTATTCA GGCATCTCCTGAGAATATGCCAAGCACAAACAACACC GGCCAAATTAGGGTTGCTAACACTGATCAGATTCAAGTGCTCATCAGTGATAGATATCAGAGCATCTGTAAACTACAGGGTCATTTGTCTTGGCCTCTAAAACTGAAGAATGGTTGGATCAAGGAAGCATTTGGGCCATGA
- the LOC108862704 gene encoding protein CYPRO4 — MGTSQSREDRITDSDTESDSDYYQEEEEEDDDDQKKKKQGSSSGSKPSSDSSSILEIEKKLSALKLKYPSPSSPPNAVKLYRHIGGNTPKAKWITAEKLTSYKFVKTTSSEGDDVVDYDDGEETNEKGESFWFLGVGGSKVRARVSTDMQLKMFADQRRVDFVSNNGVWALKFLSDEEYRRFVTRFQDYLFENVFMVKASEESKMKVYGKDFIGWANPEAADDSMWEDAEGPPEEEEEEVNEIDKDLTEEFEEVANGGVQSLALGALENSFLVNDSGVQVYRNMDRGIHGKGVCVRFDGGRAASQTTPNKALLMRAETNMMLMSPAKQGKPNTSGVKQLDIESGKIVTEWKFEKDGTEITMRDITNDTKGSQLDPSESTFLGLDDNRLCQWDMRDKRGIVQNIGSSPVLEWTQGHQFSRGTNFQCFASTGDGSIVVGSRDGKIRLYSKTSMRMAKTAFPGLGSPVTHVDVSYDGKWILGTTDTYLVLICTLFTDKDGRTKTGFSGRMGNKIPAPRLLKLTPLDSHLAGKDNKFHGAHFSWVTESGKQERHIVATVGKFSVIWDLERVKNSAHECYRNQQGLKSCYCYKILLKDESIVESRFMHDRFSFSGNKSPEAPLVVATPQKVSSISLSGRRL; from the exons ATGGGTACTTCTCAGAGCCGTGAAGATCGGATCACCGATTCCGACACCGAATCCGATTCTGATTActaccaagaagaagaagaagaagatgacgatgatcagaagaagaagaagcaaggaTCGTCTTCTGGTTCGAAACCTTCTTCCGATTCATCATCGATTCTCGAGATCGAGAAGAAGCTGAGCGCCTTGAAGCTCAAATACCCATCGCCATCCTCGCCCCCCAACGCGGTGAAGCTTTACCGCCACATCGGAGGAAACACCCCCAAGGCGAAATGGATCACCGCGGAGAAACTCACATCCTACAAATTCGTCAAAACGACGTCGTCCGAGGGAGACGATGTCGTTGATTACGACGACGGCGAAGAGACAAACGAGAAAGGCGAGTCCTTTTGGTTTCTCGGCGTCGGTGGTTCCAAGGTCAGAGCTAGGGTTTCCACCGATATGCAGTTGAAGATGTTTGCTGACCAGCGCAGGGTCGATTTCGTGAGTAACAATGGTGTCTGGGCGTTGAAGTTCTTGTCGGATGAGGAGTATAGGAGGTTCGTTACTAGGTTCCAGGACTATCTGTTTGAGAATGTGTTTATGGTAAAAGCCTCTGAGGAGAGTAAGATGAAAGTCTACGGGAAAGATTTTATTGGTTGGGCTAACCCTGAGGCTGCTGATGATTCCATGTGGGAGGATGCTGAAGGTCCacctgaggaggaggaggaggaagttAATGAGATAGATAAGGACTTGACTGAAGAGTTTGAAGAGGTGGCTAACGGTGGAGTGCAGAGTCTTGCTTTGGGTGCGTTGGAGAATTCTTTCCTTGTGAATGATTCGGGTGTTCAGGTTTATAGGAACATGGACCGTGGGATTCACGGGAAAGGTGTGTGCGTTAGGTTTGATGGTGGAAGAGCTGCGAGCCAGACGACGCCGAACAAGGCGCTTTTGATGAGGGCGGAGACTAATATGATGCTGATGAGTCCTGCTAAGCAAGGGAAGCCCAACACGAGCGGTGTGAAGCAGCTTGATATCGAGTCAGGGAAGATTGTTACTGAGTGGAAGTTTGAGAAAGATGGGACTGAGATCACGATGAGAGATATAACGAATGATACTAAAGGGTCGCAGCTAGATCCGTCTGAGTCTACGTTCTTGGGGTTGGATGATAATAGGCTGTGTCAGTGGGACATGAGGGACAAGAGAGGGATAGTGCAGAACATCGGATCATCGCCCGTCTTGGAGTGGACTCAAGGGCATCAGTTTTCGAGAGGGACTAATTTCCAGTGCTTTGCTAGTACTGGAGATGGGTCGATCGTTGTGGGATCGCGTGATGGGAAGATAAGGCTGTACTCGAAGACCTCAATGAGAATGGCGAAGACTGCTTTCCCGGGGCTTGGCTCGCCGGTAACTCATGTGGACGTGTCTTATGACGGGAAGTGGATCTTGGGGACAACGGATACGTACTTGGTTCTTATATGCACCCTTTTCACAGACAAAGATGGTCGGACTAAAACAGGTTTTAGCGGAAGGATGGGGAATAAGATACCAGCTCCGAGGCTGCTGAAGCTAACGCCACTAGATTCACACTTGGCAGGAAAAGATAATAAGTTTCACGGCGCTCACTTCTCATGG GTAACGGAGAGTGGGAAGCAAGAGAGGCACATTGTGGCAACAGTGGGGAAGTTCAGTGTGATATGGGACTTGGAACGGGTGAAGAACAGTGCGCATGAGTGCTATAGGAACCAGCAAGGGCTCAAGAGCTGTTACTGCTACAAGATCTTGTTGAAGGATGAGTCGATCGTGGAGAGCCGGTTCATGCACGATAGATTCTCTTTCTCTGGTAACAAGTCTCCTGAAGCTCCACTTGTGGTTGCCACTCCTCAGAAAGTCAGCTCCATTAGCCTCTCTGGAAGACGCTTGTGA
- the LOC108856674 gene encoding putative F-box protein At2g02030 — MLASMEICERMVRESKRRRKGRREWKIEIPNDVMEEIVMRLPVRSIARFQTVSKHWESVIRSRDFGARHMSHQRRSKDPKLMFVSYGQNHIGFEQRDLETTSLEESFELKIEEINGAIAISECCDGLVCFYGLTYAVRVVNMATKTLVPPLPLAKFQQVHKYHPDPDLEEEMHDVSDDEDDRNPVPVPFVLYTRFGFGKDSVTGRYKIVWLYNIYPATLNKKKKTRCEVFDFEEWRWRFVTTRPLDHHQILSKQMPSFANGSLYWLTTGDERGYPSTQTKLIVFDIHTEMFRVTSTPPFISPGASGDKIGLCNLDGHLCISELKSDCKQEFWWRVEECGDKWERIFSVDLNSTSCWFGRITSLPLTPLAISRVENKVVLSLTYQGSLVDFDLDPDSTVYHLYYPGYYGLAVPYFPSLSLVHATF; from the coding sequence ATGTTGGCGTCGATGGAGATTTGTGAGAGAATGGTGAGAGAAAGCAAACgcagaagaaaaggaagaagagagtgGAAGATTGAGATCCCCAATGATGTGATGGAAGAAATCGTGATGAGGCTTCCGGTGAGATCGATTGCGAGGTTCCAAACCGTTTCAAAGCATTGGGAATCGGTGATTAGGTCAAGAGATTTTGGGGCAAGACACATGAGTCATCAGAGAAGAAGCAAAGATCCTAAACTCATGTTTGTCTCTTATGGTCAGAATCATATCGGTTTTGAGCAAAGGGACTTGGAGACGACTTCTCTTGAAGAGAGCTTCGAGTTGAAAATTGAAGAGATTAATGGTGCTATTGCGATCTCCGAATGCTGCGATGGCCTTGTCTGCTTTTACGGCTTGACGTATGCAGTGAGAGTGGTAAATATGGCCACAAAAACATTGGTACCACCACTCCCCTTGGCGAAATTTCAGCAGGTCCATAAATACCATCCAGACCCAGATCTGGAGGAGGAGATGCATGACGTgagtgatgatgaagatgatcgAAATCCTGTTCCAGTGCCATTCGTATTATATACTAGGTTTGGATTTGGGAAAGACAGCGTCACAGGACGATATAAGATAGTGTGGCTCTATAATATATATCCTGCCACtttgaacaagaagaagaagaccagATGCGAGGTTTTTGATTTTGAGGAATGGAGATGGAGATTTGTGACTACCCGACCTCTTGATCATCACCAAATCTTGTCTAAACAGATGCCATCGTTTGCTAACGGATCATTATACTGGCTTACTACGGGTGACGAACGAGGATACCCATCAACACAAACCAAGCTCATAGTTTTCGATATTCATACAGAGATGTTTCGAGTCACCTCAACACCACCTTTTATTTCCCCTGGCGCCTCTGGTGACAAAATTGGTCTATGCAATCTTGACGGCCATCTGTGCATTTCTGAGCTCAAGAGCGATTGTAAGCAAGAGTTTTGGTGGAGGGTTGAAGAATGCGGCGACAAGTGGGAGAGAATCTTTTCAGTTGACTTGAATTCTACTTCCTGTTGGTTTGGTCGTATCACTTCACTGCCTCTCACTCCTTTGGCCATTTCAAGGGTTGAGAACAAGGTCGTCCTCTCGCTTACCTATCAAGGAAGCCTTGTTGACTTTGATCTTGATCCTGACTCAACTGTTTATCATCTCTATTATCCTGGTTACTATGGCTTAGCTGTTCCTTATTTTCCAAGTTTATCACTTGTTCATGCAACTTTctag
- the LOC108859167 gene encoding ceramide synthase LOH2, translated as MEPEVYSSSGGVRNLEASITAWHFQIAVYFAFGFCFLRLFLDRFVFQRIAVWLSSTASTAPIKMNDASTLAKLVKCKESLWKLLYYGACDIFVLKFVFHEPWATDVKLYFEGWPNQELKLPIKLYYMCECGFYMYAVAALLVWETRRKDFSVTMSHHVITIILLAYSYLTSFFRIGAIIIALHDASDVFMETAKICKYSEKEFGASVGFSLFALSWLLLRLIYFPFWIIRATSIELLDHLDMTSGEGTIMYYSFNTLLLMLLVFHVYWWYLICAMIARLLKNRGQVGEDIRSDSEDDE; from the exons ATGGAACCGGAGGTATATTCTTCTAGCGGCGGCGTGAGGAATCTTGAAGCGTCGATTACGGCGTGGCATTTCCAGATAGCAGTCTATTTCGCCTTCGGATTCTGCTTCTTGAGACTCTTCCTTGATAGATTCGTCTTTCAa AGGATAGCTGTCTGGCTTTCGAGCACCGCTTCTACTGCGCCTATTAAAATGAACGATGCTTCTACTCTTGCTAAGCTCGTCAAATGCAAGGAGTCTCTGTGGAAGCTCCTGTATTACGGTGCTTGTGACATATTCGTTCTCAAATTCGTTTTTCACGAGCCATGGGCCACAGATGTCAAACTCTACTTTGAAGGTTGGCCTAATCAAGAGCTGAA GCTTCCGATAAAGCTGTACTATATGTGTGAGTGCGGTTTCTATATGTATGCTGTTGCTGCCTTGCTTGTATGGGAGACCAGAAGAAAAGATTTTTCTGTTACGATGTCTCACCATGTCATCACCATCATCCTCCTTGCCTACTCCTACTTAACCAG TTTTTTCAGAATTGGAGCAATCATCATAGCCCTTCACGATGCAAGCGACGTGTTTATGGAAACTGCTAAAATTTGCAAGTACTCTGAAAAGGAATTTGGAGCGAGTGTTGGTTTTTCACTCTTTGCTCTCTCTTGGCTACTTCTTAGGTTGATTTACTTTCCATTTTGGATCATCAGGGCCACTAG CATTGAACTCCTGGATCATTTGGATATGACATCAGGTGAAGGCACCATCATGTACTATTCCTTCAACACACTGTTACTGATGCTTCTTGTTTTCCACGTATATTGGTGGTATCTCATTTGCGCAATGATTGCAAGACTACTTAAAAACAGAGGACAAGTTGGAGAAGACATAAGATCCG ATTCAGAGGATGATGAATAG
- the LOC108857841 gene encoding abscisic acid 8'-hydroxylase 4, protein MAGFWLFVIPSLIFCLLLVKVMVSKNNKKKKKRNTRCKLPPGSMGWPYLGQTLQLYSQDPNVFFTSKQKRYGEIFKTRILGYPCVMLASPEAARFVLVTHAHMFKPTYPRSKEKLIGPSALFFHQGDYHAHIRKLVQSSLYPETIRKLIPDIEHIALSSLQSWTNMRIVTTYKEMKKFAFDVGILAIFGHLEGSYKEILKHNYSIVDKGYNSFPMNLPGTSYHKALMARKRLKTIVSEIISERREKSVLKTDFLGHLLNFKDDKGRVLTKEEIADNIIGVLFAAQDTTASCLTWILKYLHDDKKLLEAVKDEHRALLKENSREKKPLTWGQTRNMPLTHRVIVESLRMASIISFTFREAVVDVEYKGHLIPKGWKVMPLFRNIHHNSKYFSNPEVFDPSRFEVNPKPNTFMPFGSGVHACPGNELAKLQILIFLHHLVSKFRWEVVGREKGIEYSPFPIPRNGLPATFLQHSL, encoded by the exons ATGGCTGGATTTTGGCTCTTTGTTATACCAAGTCTCATCTTCTGCTTGCTTCTGGTAAAGGTGATGGTTTCAAAGaataacaagaaaaagaaaaagaggaacACTAGATgtaagcttcctcctggttccaTGGGATGGCCTTACTTAGGCCAGACTCTACAACTTTATTCACAAGACCCAAATGTTTTCTTCACTTCCAAGCAAAAGAG ATATGGAGAGATATTCAAAACACGAATCCTTGGCTATCCTTGCGTGATGCTGGCTAGCCCAGAGGCCGCAAGGTTTGTCTTGGTGACTCATGCTCATATGTTCAAACCAACGTATCCTAGAAGCAAAGAGAAGCTAATTGGACCATCTGCTCTATTTTTCCACCAAGGAGATTATCATGCCCATATAAGGAAACTTGTTCAATCCTCTTTATACCCTGAAACCATCCGTAAACTCATACCTGATATCGAACACATTGCCCTCTCTTCTTTACAATCTTGGACCAATATGCGTATTGTCACTACCTACAAAGAGATGAAGAAG TTTGCTTTTGATGTGGGTATTCTAGCCATATTTGGCCATTTGGAGGGTTCTTACAAGGAGATATTGAAACATAACTACAGTATTGTGGACAAAGGCTACAACTCTTTCCCCATGAATCTCCCCGGAACATCTTACCACAAAGCTCTCATG GCGAGGAAGCGGCTAAAGACAATAGTAAGCGAGATTATAAGcgaaagaagagagaaaagtgTCTTGAAAACGGACTTTCTTGGTCATCTACTCAACTTCAAGGACGATAAAGGCCGTGTGCTAACCAAAGAAGAGATTGCGGACAACATCATCGGAGTCCTTTTCGCCGCACAAGACACGACAGCTAGTTGCCTAACTTGGATTCTTAAGTACTTACACGATGATAAGAAGCTTCTAGAAGCTGTTAAG GATGAGCATAGGGCTTTACTCAAAGAAAACAGTCGAGAGAAGAAGCCTTTAACATGGGGACAAACGAGGAATATGCCACTAACACATAGG GTAATAGTTGAGAGCTTGAGGATGGCCAGCATCATATCCTTCACATTCAGAGAAGCAGTGGTTGATGTTGAATATAAGG GACATTTGATACCCAAGGGATGGAAAGTGATGCCACTTTTTAGGAATATTCATCACAATtcgaaatatttttcaaatccTGAAGTTTTCGATCCATCTAGATTTGAG GTGAATCCCAAGCCAAATACATTCATGCCCTTTGGAAGTGGAGTCCATGCTTGTCCCGGGAACGAGCTCGCCAAGTTACAGATTCTTATATTTCTCCACCATTTAGTTTCCAAATTCCG ATGGGAAGTGGTGGGACGAGAGAAAGGAATAGAGTACAGTCCATTTCCAATCCCTCGAAATGGTCTTCCCGCTACATTTCTACAACATTCTCTTTAG